The following are from one region of the Choloepus didactylus isolate mChoDid1 chromosome 11 unlocalized genomic scaffold, mChoDid1.pri SUPER_11_unloc1, whole genome shotgun sequence genome:
- the F12 gene encoding coagulation factor XII isoform X6 — protein sequence MYPQGPAWSSALAPHSSAGCVHLSDHCSKHSPCRNGGTCVNMPNGPPHCLCPEHLTGKHCQREKCFEPQLLQSFHENKIWYRLQPAGVAKCQCKGPDAHCKPLASQGCRTNPCLNGGSCLEAEGRRLCRCPAGYAGPVCDVDTEASCYHGRGLSYRGLAQTTISGAPCQPWTSEATYRNVSAEQARNWGLGGHAFCRNPDNDTGPWCFVLSGDRLSWEHCRLARCRLPASATPQLLRPTRDPSGSQDLPSPAPSALQQPQPTTQASLQSQTTAWAPPTVSGTPPEQWTSVPPTSPLGCGQRLRKRLSSLSRVVGGLVALPGAHPYIAALYWGHNFCAGSLIAPCWVLTAAHCLQDRPAPEELTVVLGQQVHNQSCEQCQTLAVRAYRLHEAFSPTSYQHDLALLRLQENTDGSCARLSHFVQPVCLPSCAATPVQRKAADCELAGWGHQFEGSEEYASFLQEAQVPLIASERCSAPDVHGAAFTSGMLCAGFLEGGTDACQGDSGGPLVCEDGTSERRLILRGVVSWGSGCGDRNKPGVYTDVASYLAWIQEHTSS from the exons ATGTACCCACAGGGGCCGGCCTGGTCCTCAGCCCTG GCTCCCCATTCTTCTGCTGGCTGTGTGCACCTCTCAGACCACTGCAGCAAACACAGCCCCTGCCGGAATGGGGGGACTTGTGTGAACATGCCAAACGGTCCACCACACTGCCTCTGCCCAGAGCATCTCACCGGGAAGCACTGCCAGAGAG AGAAGTGCTTCGAGCCTCAGCTTCTGCAGTCCTTCCATGAGAATAAGATATGGTACAGGCTCCAACCGGCAGGGGTGGCCAAGTGCCAGTGCAAGGGGCCGGATGCCCACTGCAAGCCTCTGGCCAGCCAGG GCTGCCGCACCAATCCGTGTCTCAATGGCGGCAGCTGCCTGGAGGCGGAGGGCCGACGCCTGTGCCGTTGCCCCGCGGGCTACGCGGGACCCGTCTGCGACGTGG ACACTGAGGCGAGCTGCTACCATGGCCGCGGGCTCAGCTACCGTGGCTTGGCCCAGACTACAATCTCGGGCGCACCATGCCAGCCGTGGACCTCGGAGGCCACCTACCGGAACGTGTCTGCAGAGCAAGCGCGCAACTGGGGACTGGGCGGCCACGCCTTCTGCCG GAACCCAGACAATGACACCGGCCCGTGGTGCTTCGTGCTGAGCGGCGATCGGCTGAGCTGGGAACACTGCCGCCTGGCACGGTGCCGGCTCCCAGCCTCGGCCACGCCCCAGCTCCTGCGTCCTACCCGGGACCCCTCTGGGAGTCAGGACCTGCCCTCACCCGCGCCTTCGGCTTTGCAGCAGCCTCAGCCCACGACCCAGGCCTCGCTTCAGTCCCAGACCACAG CCTGGGCTCCTCCTACAGTCTCGGGCACGCCCCCGGAGCAGTGGACTTCAGTGCCCCCGACGAGTCCGCTGGGCTGCGGGCAGAGGCTCCGGAAGCGGCTGTCCTCACTGAGCCGCGTCGTCGGGGGGCTGGTGGCGCTGCCCGGAGCGCACCCCTACATCGCCGCGCTGTACTGGGGCCACAATTTCTGCGCTGGCAGCCTCATCGCTCCCTGCTGGGTGCTGACCGCAGCTCACTGCCTGCAGGACCG gcCGGCCCCTGAAGAGCTGACGGTGGTGCTCGGCCAGCAAGTCCATAACCAGAGTTGTGAGCAGTGCCAGACTCTGGCGGTGCGCGCCTACCGCCTGCATGAGGCCTTCTCACCCACCAGCTATCAGCACGATCTGG CTCTGCTGCGCCTTCAGGAGAACACGGACGGCAGCTGCGCGCGCCTGTCACACTTCGTCCAGCCCGTGTGCCTGCCGAGCTGCGCCGCCACACCCGTCCAACGCAAGGCCGCTGACTGCGAGCTGGCCGGCTGGGGGCACCAGTTCGAGG GGTCTGAAGAATACGCCAGCTTCCTGCAGGAGGCGCAGGTGCCGCTCATCGCGTCTGAACGCTGCTCCGCCCCCGACGTGCACGGAGCGGCCTTCACCAGCGGCATGCTCTGCGCTGGCTTCCTGGAGGGGGGTACCGATGCGTGCCAG GGTGACTCTGGTGGCCCGCTGGTTTGCGAGGACGGAACCTCGGAGCGCCGGCTCATCTTGCGGGGCGTCGTCAGTTGGGGTTCGGGTTGCGGAGACCGCAACAAGCCGGGCGTCTACACCGATGTGGCCAGCTACCTGGCCTGGATCCAGGAGCACACCTCTTCCTAA